From the genome of Bacteroidota bacterium:
GATCCATTCCCGGAACCTCTCCAAGTTCGTTCAAAATCAGGATTTCTTGCTTTTCAACTTCATTTTTTAATTCCATTAAGGCTGGAACTTCATACGAAGCTGTTACCATATTCTTTTTGTATTTCAAGCAAGATTTGGCAATTATCAGATGTACAGGCTTGGGGACCATGCTGATTACTATATCAGACTTTTTAACAATATTATCAAGTTGTTTGGTGTCGTTGTTTCGCCATTCATAGGCAGTGCACTCCGGTCTGTTCCCCTTTATGTTTATCGCTTTTTCAATAAATTGATCAACTATAATTATTTTGTATTCTTTTTTTTCAATGAAATAATCTACCATTGGTTTTACCATCAATCCGGCTCCAATGATTGTTATAGTTTTAATATCCTTCATTTCTAATGCTTTTTTCTGGTGGTTTTTTAATGAATTGTTATATCTATTACCTTTTACGGGTATTATTTATAAATTATTTGCAATAAATCTATCGGCAAATATTGCATTTTTTTTTGAAAAATTTCTGAAATAAAATTTATAATGATAATGAATATAATGGTTCGGTTTTGATAACTAAAATTGTTCACAAAATTGTCAAAAAAATTGATTTATTAATATTGAAATCTATTTTTCTGATAATCCTGCTTGGTTCAATTGAAGGAAGTATTTATAAAGGGTTGAAATGCTTAAATGTTGTGCAGCGTTTTTTATAGATTATAGAAATTTTGATATCCTTTCAATCTAAGTCCATCTTTCAATTTTTCATCACCTGTCCAAATTTGAAGATCTAAAACAATCGCTAATGCAATAAATGGAGTATCCTTAATGTCAATATCTTTGCATAAATCATAAGCTTTTTGTCGACTATCTATCCCAATAAAATCAGTTGAAACAAATTTCAAACGTTCTATAATTCCATTGAAATACAAATAAAATTCTGATTCTGTAAGTTTTGAATTTTTTATTAACTTGTCTTTATGAGTGTATATCTCAGTTATCAAAAAGTTGGGAGCAAAAAATGTCATATTACTTTCAAGCAAAATATCTCTAATTTTTGAAGC
Proteins encoded in this window:
- a CDS encoding nucleotide-binding protein — translated: MTFFAPNFLITEIYTHKDKLIKNSKLTESEFYLYFNGIIERLKFVSTDFIGIDSRQKAYDLCKDIDIKDTPFIALAIVLDLQIWTGDEKLKDGLRLKGYQNFYNL